The Anaerobacillus alkaliphilus genome contains a region encoding:
- a CDS encoding SRPBCC family protein has product MFKGNFSFRTYLSTKSEKTWEFFNDINNLVKITSYPKVNILKHEGTREGSKTELQLDFLLFKKNWELTYIEVKEGQYFIDRSSTLPFPFKRWEHRHSFQSFDEGTLMIDDVEFESYLPSSLAKIILYIMFKSRQNTIKKHLT; this is encoded by the coding sequence TTGTTTAAAGGAAACTTTAGTTTTAGAACTTATTTATCAACAAAAAGTGAAAAAACATGGGAATTTTTTAATGACATTAACAATTTAGTCAAAATTACCTCCTATCCCAAGGTAAATATCTTGAAACATGAGGGCACAAGGGAAGGGAGCAAAACTGAACTTCAATTGGATTTTCTGCTTTTTAAGAAAAACTGGGAATTAACCTATATTGAAGTAAAAGAAGGTCAGTATTTTATTGATAGAAGTAGCACCTTACCTTTTCCTTTTAAAAGGTGGGAACACAGACATTCGTTCCAAAGTTTTGACGAAGGAACACTAATGATTGATGATGTAGAGTTTGAATCTTATTTGCCTAGCAGTTTAGCTAAAATAATACTCTATATTATGTTTAAGTCAAGACAAAATACAATAAAAAAACACCTTACTTAA
- the namA gene encoding NADPH dehydrogenase NamA, producing the protein MSSQLFSPYHIKNLTLKNRLVMAPMCMYMADNKQGYVTDWHITHYGSRAIGQVGLIIIEATAVTPQGRISENDLGIWDDTHIEGLKKIVDHVHALGGKIGIQLAHAGRKAMVEGAIVAPSAIPFNATMKIPEEMSVSQIEETIDAFKKGAERAKKAGFDVIEIHAAHGYLLNEFLSPLTNKRQDAFGGSEEKRYELLRQVIDNINTVWDGPLLVRISANEYAAEGNSLDVFVEYGKKMKVQGVDLIDCSSGAVVPAAIDAFPGYQVRYAETIRQQADIATGAVGLITTGTQAEEILRNERADLIFIARPFLRDPYLPRTFAKELNIDLEAPKAYERGW; encoded by the coding sequence ATGTCATCACAATTATTTTCACCTTATCATATAAAAAATTTAACATTAAAAAACCGCCTTGTCATGGCACCCATGTGTATGTATATGGCAGATAATAAACAAGGATATGTGACAGATTGGCATATAACCCATTATGGAAGTCGAGCGATTGGTCAGGTTGGTTTAATCATTATTGAAGCAACCGCAGTTACTCCGCAAGGAAGAATTTCTGAAAATGATCTAGGAATATGGGATGATACACATATTGAAGGATTAAAAAAAATCGTAGACCACGTTCATGCATTAGGCGGAAAAATTGGCATTCAATTGGCTCATGCTGGTAGAAAAGCCATGGTCGAAGGAGCGATTGTAGCACCTTCAGCTATTCCATTTAACGCAACGATGAAAATTCCAGAAGAAATGAGCGTTAGCCAAATTGAAGAAACAATTGACGCGTTCAAAAAAGGGGCAGAGCGTGCGAAAAAAGCTGGCTTTGACGTCATTGAAATCCATGCTGCTCATGGATATTTGCTGAATGAGTTTTTATCGCCATTAACCAATAAACGTCAAGATGCCTTTGGTGGCAGTGAAGAAAAACGTTATGAACTATTAAGACAAGTAATCGACAACATCAATACTGTTTGGGACGGTCCACTTTTGGTACGTATTTCAGCCAATGAATATGCCGCTGAGGGAAATAGTCTAGATGTTTTCGTAGAGTACGGAAAGAAAATGAAGGTACAGGGAGTTGACCTCATCGATTGTAGTTCTGGAGCAGTCGTACCAGCTGCAATCGACGCTTTCCCTGGCTACCAAGTACGCTATGCTGAAACAATTCGCCAACAGGCTGATATAGCAACTGGAGCTGTTGGATTAATTACGACGGGAACACAAGCTGAAGAAATTCTCCGTAATGAACGTGCCGATTTGATCTTCATTGCTAGACCATTTTTAAGAGACCCATACTTACCAAGAACATTTGCTAAAGAACTAAATATTGATTTAGAAGCACCTAAAGCTTACGAGCGGGGCTGGTAA
- a CDS encoding DUF2512 family protein: MHHVKPILIKFIVYSILLSLVLLFYGFSIPAVLLLSALLSVITYFLGDVFVLPLKGNFVATIVDGGTIFLGVLIWIVPYYGLYFSTLASALFVAFVVSVSEWFLHIYVIGRVDREDREPVYD; the protein is encoded by the coding sequence ATGCACCATGTCAAACCAATTCTTATAAAGTTTATCGTTTATAGCATTTTACTCTCACTTGTCTTACTTTTTTATGGCTTTTCTATACCGGCAGTATTACTACTTTCAGCCTTACTATCTGTCATTACATATTTCTTAGGGGATGTATTCGTCCTTCCACTAAAAGGAAACTTTGTTGCTACGATTGTTGATGGCGGAACTATTTTTTTAGGTGTTTTAATTTGGATTGTACCATATTATGGTCTTTATTTTTCAACGCTTGCTAGTGCGTTATTTGTTGCCTTTGTAGTGTCTGTCAGCGAGTGGTTTTTGCATATTTATGTGATAGGCAGAGTCGATCGAGAAGATCGTGAGCCAGTTTACGATTAA
- the cbpB gene encoding cyclic-di-AMP-binding protein CbpB, whose product MIQETLKNCTFLDEKIRSLMIPIERVAHVQQNNSLEHALLVLVKSGYTAIPVLDKETKLNGVISKSLILDSILGLERIELDRLHNFKVADVMEEKVATMKLSETFSKALALSINNPFICMTDDNGILKGLLTRRSLLVYLNQEMFQKK is encoded by the coding sequence ATGATTCAAGAAACATTAAAAAATTGTACCTTTTTAGACGAAAAAATTAGAAGTTTAATGATACCCATTGAAAGAGTTGCCCATGTGCAACAAAATAATAGCTTAGAGCATGCATTGTTAGTTCTAGTGAAATCTGGCTACACAGCTATTCCTGTTTTAGACAAGGAAACAAAGCTAAATGGTGTCATTAGTAAATCCCTTATCTTAGACTCCATTCTTGGCCTTGAACGAATTGAACTAGATCGACTTCACAACTTTAAAGTAGCAGACGTCATGGAAGAAAAGGTAGCCACAATGAAATTATCAGAGACATTTTCTAAAGCGTTAGCACTCTCTATTAACAATCCATTTATTTGTATGACCGATGACAACGGTATACTAAAAGGGCTCTTAACTAGACGGTCCTTATTGGTTTACTTAAATCAAGAAATGTTTCAAAAGAAGTAA
- a CDS encoding GNAT family N-acetyltransferase — MCKNPAFGIFTKETNFAKTAIQKEVVRTPQEEQAFISEMKEKDNMYTVIQVENRVVGISRLIRGELEMKQHVALFRTWLASEAQGKGIGSKIMEYTLSWAEIHKLHKVVLTVFSGNMVATKLYQKYGFTIEGIQKEQVMLNGEYQDEIYMGYFVNEKIPQPF, encoded by the coding sequence TTGTGTAAAAATCCGGCTTTTGGGATTTTTACGAAAGAAACAAACTTTGCGAAAACAGCCATTCAAAAAGAAGTGGTAAGGACACCTCAGGAAGAGCAAGCTTTTATTTCCGAAATGAAAGAAAAAGATAATATGTACACCGTCATTCAAGTAGAAAATCGAGTTGTAGGAATTTCCCGCCTCATACGTGGCGAACTTGAAATGAAGCAACACGTAGCATTATTTCGGACCTGGTTAGCTTCAGAAGCTCAGGGAAAAGGGATTGGCAGTAAAATTATGGAGTACACTTTAAGTTGGGCAGAAATCCACAAGCTTCACAAAGTCGTTTTAACCGTTTTTTCAGGAAACATGGTTGCGACTAAGCTCTATCAAAAATATGGTTTTACAATCGAAGGCATCCAAAAAGAACAAGTCATGCTAAACGGAGAATATCAAGATGAAATTTATATGGGTTACTTTGTGAACGAAAAAATCCCTCAACCATTCTGA